CCTttgactgaatttttttttttttttaacatttttctctcGATTTGCAATGATCGCTAAATGACACCTGAAATGATAACTTTAAATGACTAATTTAAAGTTACTCCATCTCCCATTGCACAGGTTATAGATTGTATGTTAGAGTCGGCAGTGTGAAGCTATATTTGCAGTCTAAATACAATTTACGAAAAAGCTGAATTCTCATGGCAATTTGAGTGAATAAAACGCTTTACATATACTTAAATACTAAGATCCTTGGTTTATCAGGCACTGTGCTCGTAGCAGATCAGATTCTGTTGTTCACTGATAATGATGACTTATTTCACAACAGTGATGCCATTTACACCATGTCAAAATATCtcattctttgcaaaacagaaaaattgttcTTCCACAGAGAAACCATCGCTGGCAGTGCTCAGTGcagatcagtgtgtgtgtgtgtgtgaggagtgCATTTAGGAGTCCAGTTTATTAGCAGCTCTTCAACACCGATGTAAAATGATtcgattgattttttttttccccttaaaatTAAGACGTTTCAGTGGGATGTGATGTTTCAGTGCCAAGAATTGCAACTAATTTAAACCTGAAAACCGGGACGGGAATTAAAATATCAGTACTGTCAAAGTCTAAAGAAGATAAAACAAGCAAGGGGAGGTAAGGAGggtttggaggaaaaaaacaacaaaagttgacaaaaacaacaagatcCGGCAGCAGATGTTTACTTTGCTAGCAGAGGTCCAAAAGGCCTTTGAGAGGTGTGATGCAGTCCGTAAAGcaccttgggttttgtttttaggGCTGGGACGGAGTTTTCAAAGCTGCGATGGTCTAAACAAAAAACTTCAGGCTTTCTCATCCTGCCCTTGAAAATGTTGGTAGTGATAGGAAATGGGTTGCAGGTTGGTGACATGACCAATACCTTTGGTCACGCCCTCCCTGAAGAGCATCTTAGCCCCCACCTTCAAATATTCAGGGTGTTTGATGAACTTGAAGAGAACCACTGCTTTTTCGCCTGTTCTCAGCTCCTCCTGTAGCATAGCAATATAGTAGGAAGAAATAATGAAAGCAAAGAGCATTATTAACAGAGGCAATTGGTCATTACAGTATAAattgatagatttttttctcctatgGATAAATAAGAGTCAAAAAAGAAGTCAAAGAAACCATTTTCATTACGCCCCCTcctttttttacaatttataatAATACTTTATCAGTACAAACATGTATTATTTAcatattatgaatttatttacatttgatgCACAACTCAGCTCCACACCTTTGTCCCTCCTGGATtactatataaaatattattttttgccaACTTTTACCATAATCGCCTCTTCCTCCACCATGCATTTtccaacatttcttttgttttgtgaaatttcTGCAAAATTGCTTATATTTGTGCTTTGCCTTACTAATGTGATTCCACAAATCAAACCCACAAAAGTAGGCATAAACAAATTATATGTAGAAAAGGGTTTTTAAAATTGAGTGGACCTCAAATTTGACCCCCCTACTCTGTCAGTAAACGTTTGTTGAATGTTTCCTGGAGGTAAACGGTTTCTTCTTCCTTTGAAGATAATATTagctgttttatatttaaccaGATGTCATAATTTTAGTGAATTGATTGGTTTTTAAACACTTCTCAAAATAGCTTAGTGGATTAACTAACCTTGCCATAAACAGCTTCCACTGTGGCGGTCTGTCTCACATTTCCAATGTGCACAGTAACCTGGAAGCCTTTGTGGAAGGTCTTGGCATGAAAAAGCAGGACAATCTCAGCCTCAAACATCCAGCAGATAGTAGGATCCATCTCTGGGCTCACCATTACCATACCCTGTCAGTGGCAAATCAGAACCATCTTCAAATATAGCATTGTGTTTATTGAGGCGACTGACACAAATCTATGTAAACTAACTAAATCATGTATTTTTACAGTACAAAGtacagaaaaatcaaacatgaaagaTGCCTTTCAAACAAATCGCACAATAGAAACCATATGTAGGGTCCCACCTTGCGTAATAGTGAGCGGTCGAAGTTTCCCAGAGCAAGCGTTGCAGCCTGGCCCGCCCTGAGTACCCTGCACGCCGAGCGGTTTCTTTGGATGCTGCCAACGGTCAGCTTGTGGAACTGGCCCAACTCTGTGGGTCCTACTACAAGATGATCCCCCTCGCGACATATTCCACTGAACGACCAGACACGAAAAATAGGGTTAAGGTATTGTCCTCGGGACATTTTgcttacttaaaacaagcatcTTCCCAGACTGACCTGTACAGAGTGCCTCCTACCACTGTCCCCACTTCTGGAACTGTGTAGATCTCATCCACCTGAAGAGAAGCCCACAGtcatgaatcaaatcaaatatataTGCACCAGAGGGAGTGTGTGTATCGCAGCCAGCTGGTTACACATTTGCAACAACGTTGGACTTACTTGAAACTCTGTGAGCTGTTGCATAAGCTCTTCCTGCTCTTTGCTGTTGCTGAGAGGAGGGATGATGTTGAAGAAGACCTTGAGCATGTCTAAGCTTTCACCAGTCACACTGGATAAGGTGAAGATGGGTGTGATGCTGCCAAGGACAAGACAAACATCAAAGTTGATTCCTATTTTCCAACATCCATTGTAGTTAGTAGCATGAACTACAGATGAAACACAGATGTGAcagcaaaggaaaacaaatcaaataggGTTTTGCATCTGGAGTCACACCTGGGCGACTGGGCGAACTGCTGTGCTGCTGTGACTGCGTCGTCGGTGCTGCCAACAACCATGGGCACTTTGTTGCAGCCTGGCTGTTTCAGGACCCGCTCTAGCTGCCGCACCGTGCGCTCCACAGTGGCTCGGGTGCAGAGGTCTACTTTGCTGATAACAATGAAGATGGGGACCTTCAAGGCCATGGCGAGACCCAGATGTTCTCTTGTCGTACCGGCTGAAACATAATGAGGAGAAGCGGGACACGGTAGTTAAGtagtagtttgtttttcactacCTTCGGCTAGTTAAGGTGCTCTTCTGTTTAGCAAGCAAGCAGAAATTGAGTGAGGGCATCTGTAAGGTTAGGAAGAATTTCCTTTCCTGTCCAAAATATCCAAGTACCcagaataaaaagtttaaattccTATGTGTAAAGTAACTTCTAACTAAGATGGCAGTGGTTTATCAATGATGGCgagttgtgtttatttataaacaaagTTGAAACCTGTACCAACGTCATATATGCAGCAAGGTATTTCACGGGTCTGATATCGCTCCAGACTTGATCCACGTTACCAAAACACTCCAGAGTGCTGATACAAGCCAACAGCCACTTAAAATACCCAGATCTCTTGTCAGCTCTGCAGCAGTGAATCCATATGTAGTACATGCTGGGTAAACACAGACAGTTATTTATTCCTCAATTCAATTCTGACTGCAGCTAATATTTATAAGCAAAACAAGTAAATCATTCCTGAAAGTAAAGATGATTACTCGCCTTTGACTTTCAGGCTTGCCACCCACGACCCAATGTGATCCCAATGCTTTACAAGGATCCATTACTCTGTTTCATAATTAAAGCTGGAGCTCATGTCCTGTCCCATCTACGGCGTAGTTAAGATGGTGTTCGTTCTTGACCTCATTTTAGCTGGAGTTTCTCGTTTCAGAGCAGACTTAAAGACAACGACGGCTACAGTGCaacaatttagaaaagtgcACTGCATGTAAATATGGTTAAATGATAAGGGATGCACATAAATGTGACTGAGTTGCTATAACCAACAACAGTGGACAGTTGATTGGATGTAGGTATTAAATTTACATccagagcaaataaaaaaagaaaaccaactCACTTAAATCCAGCAGGAGTTGAACCCTAACCGTTTCACTCGGATGCTCAGCTCTTAAATATGATCTCTGCTATTTGCAATAGGAACACTCTGCAGGTGTACcaacaacttcatgtgatttttttacctttgaatTCTGCTTCTGTAACTGAATAAACAGAGTGTCAGTGAAATCTGCTTACGGCAATCTCACCTGGATCTGCATTTCTAGCAAAATTCACGCCTTCAACTAAACAGAGATACTGTGCCAGCTTCCCTGTCTGTGTAATTAGCATGCCAGCTCAGGTTACACAGTGCTTCTTTCCTGGATGCATACTTCTTGCTCCAAGTCTAATTGCTTAGCAAAAGTTTAACAATATACTAATACATAATCTACAGATATTGATGCTGTGCTAAAGTTTTATGGACATAGGATTATTTTATGGCTTCTAAAGCtgaatctgtattttttttttcttcttttatcgGTTTGTTTGCAGGAGCCCGATTTGGAGTCAGACCAGACACATAACTATGTTCTGTGTGTCAAATAGCTTTGTTTAAAATGGATGCTGCTGGAGATATTTTGGGACCAGCAAAGATGTGGAGGGTGGAAGCAGAGATGGGTGTTGGAAGGTGGATATGTTATGTAAGCTCAGATCCTACATATCTGCAGTGTCATACGTAACAACTCTGTATGTGCGAGTCGAGTTATTTTTAACTGCGTCACAGAAATATGTGTTAACCATGTAGCAGAGCTACTCCTTACTTGTGTTACCTGAAACAAGTCATGCAAGCTCagcatacatttttaaatgtacaagaATCAAATGATTGTAAAGTTTAGTGAACATAAACGTACCAATGCCAGTGTTTGCGCTAACGACCAACATAGCAAAGTCTGGACAGTAGCTGGTGAGGCCAAAAATGGTGGTTTTCAGGTACTTGTGGTGACCAGCCAGATCTATGAACGTGATCATTTTAGAGGCACTCTCACAGATCTCCTCTGCAGTGCGAGACTCGCTGTAATTTACAACCTAGGAAAAAGCAAAGGGAGATATGATTATATTTCATGATTCTGCAGCCTATTACATTTTGGTTTGATTAGCGAGCTAAAGTAGACATTAATAATACCCTTGACATTGGTCGTTTCTCACCTCTCCTTTGCTGTTGAAGCCGAGGATCTCAAAGCTGATGCTTGATGTGCGCCCAGTCTGGATTTCATGCAGGTGCCTGAAGAGGTTGAGTCTCGCTCTTCCCCGGCCGTTGTCCAGCTCGCCTTGTGTTAAAACACCCAACAGAGTGGACTTACCAGAGTCCACGTTACCCAGGACTGCCACTCGTAGGTCTAAGAactacagaggaggaagagcaagGAATACAAGTTAAAAAGAAACGGtcagataataataaaataaacaaaaagttgataaaaacagaatgcATTTCTAGAAGCTGAACTAACCTGCTGATCATCGGGCACCTTTCGTATGAGAACTTCAGCAATCTTCCGAGGAATATCAGAGTCGTATTCTACCTCTCGTTCTCTAAGAACTGCAATGTCAGCTCCCACTCTATTAAAAAcagttgtagaaaaaaaacttaaattctATCAAATTGtatcataaaaatattacatatattttattctggaaagcaaaattttgtttgtgttaagGGCAGCAGAGGATTAAATGACGCACTCATCATTCCAAGTACCGACTGTACAGTCCTGCGGGGATAAAATTACAATCTGGATACGCGTCAATGGATCAGCTGTAGCCTCCGTAAGTCTACGTGCTCAAATATAAAGTAAGCAGGCTATACTAATATACTAAATGTTCAGATTATTATCATAGCACATTACATGGACGCATTTCAAGGTGTAAATGCAAGGAAACATTAGGCTGTGAAAGAGTGAATAAGATAGTATGGAGAGATCCTTCTTACACCTCGTCCACCTCCAACCATAAATACAAgatcttgctgaaaatgaatGCTTTATGGACTGACATTCAATATTTAACATTCACACGATGCCCCAGTAAACAAGTTTAGGGCCAAAGGTTGCACAACAGCATATTATTGCCTGTCTGGTTATGCAAGCACAATAAAAGCACAGAATAAAACAGGCATCCAGGACTCACTTCTCGGCCAGCCTATGGAGTGTTTTCAGCGATGCCCTCATGTCCTCCTCTGACAGTCCCACCAGCATGCCATTGTCCTCGACACCTATTTGATAGACGGCTTCGCCCCGACCCTCCTGCAGTCGCCATTTCATTTGTGTTGCCAGGTGCTCAAAGCGGTTTTGTGTGGGGTTCACCAGCTTTAGCTAAAAATGACAAGAGCTTTAGAAATTATTGCTGGACTTAAAGCCAATCTGTAAAAGTTCACAAATCGAACGAGCTGTTGAACATTAGTAACAGACAAACTAATATATGAAACTTAGGTTTAGTGTAGGACTAGAGCAAATGTTGAGTTACTAAAAATAATCCTGCTAATCCACTTGGCTGTTGTGTTTCCACACAGAGGCTGCACCTATGATtcttctgaaatatttctctgttaGACTTCTAGCTACGTGattatgaaacaacaaaaaacaagtacTGCCAATTACACGGCTGACGTACATCAGTCATTTTTGAAGTATTCAGTGACCGGCTCCggtttctttaaagaaaaccaaaacataaaacaaggtTCTTGCTTACCTTGTATTCTATGTTTCCCTCTTCAGCCTGAGAGATAGGATAGTCAAACAAAGAGAGACAGAAGAGGAACAAATGCTGTCAAACAGagaattgcaacatttgttcaaAGATAAAGAGAAAACCAATCTGACTGAGCAGTAAACACCGGGCTGTGAATAGTCTGGCAATGACTGCTAAACCACAGCTGCCCTTATTATACATGTCTCTTCTATACCATTAGAAGCTATTGTTTAAAACCAATGGTAATTAAAGTCAAGTGCAATTACTTTATGGGACAAACAATTTATGATTACTGAAATAGAGCTGGTTATATTCAGCGGATCTGAAGCTGAAGCCAATAAAATAGGtgttaaaaaagaaagggagaTGGGCGCAAATACAGATTAACTTAAAGTGCAACCTGTTTGCCAACAACTTTTAGTAATGTCTAGAAGTTTAAGACAAGTCCTCCTGTGTTTATTAACTCCGTGTTACTACACATAGATACCTCAATATtcattagttgtttttaatttgtttcaataaAGTCACTGGGAGCTGTACGAGTTGAGGTATTTGTCCCAACGAGTGAATGTCGGTCAAGCTGTGACCGCCTCCCTTATTTACAAACACAGCTGTTCCTCTGCTAGGCTAGCTAGCCCACTGCTAGAATAAatagtaataattaaaaaaaaaaagatgataaaaCCATTAATTGTACAATACAACTCTATTATATAATAAACAATGAGTGAAAATTTGGGTCACTTTGACCCAACATAGACCGCTCACATGTTCTCTTTAGTTCACTACGTGTCAccagtttcagaaagaaaagttaGCCATAcaggaaataacagaaaacattcGCGTTTCTATGCAGTGGAAGCCAGAAGGCATACAGtatatttcctgtttgttccTTGTTTTTCTGAACTTCTTTTGTGTTTCTCGTATGACTTCATTTCGACTCGTTTAATTGTACTATATGGATTAACATCAGCCTTACCTCTGGGGGTAGATATGGGGTGTTATTGCTCGGTTTGAAGTTGCGAGGAAATCGAGTTCTTGCTTTCTTGCTCTTTGCACCAGCCTTTTTCGAGACAACCCCGTTGCCATTTCCTGGCTTGTGGTTAGACGCGGATCCCTGAGATCCACCGGAGCTGTGCCCGCTTGCTGACCCAAATAACTCCGATACCCGCGCATCCATCGGCTTCTTTAGGACCGAGCTTGCT
The Xiphophorus hellerii strain 12219 chromosome 22, Xiphophorus_hellerii-4.1, whole genome shotgun sequence genome window above contains:
- the gtpbp2a gene encoding GTP-binding protein 2, giving the protein MDARVSELFGSASGHSSGGSQGSASNHKPGNGNGVVSKKAGAKSKKARTRFPRNFKPSNNTPYLPPEAEEGNIEYKLKLVNPTQNRFEHLATQMKWRLQEGRGEAVYQIGVEDNGMLVGLSEEDMRASLKTLHRLAEKVGADIAVLREREVEYDSDIPRKIAEVLIRKVPDDQQFLDLRVAVLGNVDSGKSTLLGVLTQGELDNGRGRARLNLFRHLHEIQTGRTSSISFEILGFNSKGEVVNYSESRTAEEICESASKMITFIDLAGHHKYLKTTIFGLTSYCPDFAMLVVSANTGIAGTTREHLGLAMALKVPIFIVISKVDLCTRATVERTVRQLERVLKQPGCNKVPMVVGSTDDAVTAAQQFAQSPSITPIFTLSSVTGESLDMLKVFFNIIPPLSNSKEQEELMQQLTEFQVDEIYTVPEVGTVVGGTLYSGICREGDHLVVGPTELGQFHKLTVGSIQRNRSACRVLRAGQAATLALGNFDRSLLRKGMVMVSPEMDPTICWMFEAEIVLLFHAKTFHKGFQVTVHIGNVRQTATVEAVYGKEELRTGEKAVVLFKFIKHPEYLKVGAKMLFREGVTKGIGHVTNLQPISYHYQHFQGQDEKA